A single genomic interval of Syntrophobotulus glycolicus DSM 8271 harbors:
- a CDS encoding RrF2 family transcriptional regulator — MKISTKGRYGLRAILDVALNEKEGPVTINSIAKRQEISERYLEQLLIVMKQRGLIKSIRGFQGGYLLNKEPREISVGDVIRALEGPIAPVDCVNDDDTEQCSRSNYCVTKIVWEDLKQSITKVLDSYSLRDLMEEEEKVRSIHVDNYCI, encoded by the coding sequence ATGAAAATTTCTACAAAAGGAAGATATGGTCTCAGAGCTATTCTTGATGTGGCCTTAAATGAGAAGGAAGGTCCGGTGACCATCAATAGTATTGCCAAAAGGCAGGAAATATCCGAACGATATTTGGAACAATTATTAATCGTCATGAAGCAGAGAGGTCTGATTAAAAGCATACGGGGTTTTCAGGGGGGGTATCTGCTCAATAAGGAGCCCCGGGAGATTTCGGTAGGGGATGTCATCAGGGCATTGGAAGGCCCCATAGCGCCGGTAGACTGTGTTAACGATGATGATACCGAACAATGCAGCCGTTCGAATTACTGTGTGACAAAAATAGTTTGGGAGGATCTCAAACAATCAATCACAAAAGTTCTGGACTCCTATTCTCTCAGGGATTTGATGGAGGAAGAAGAGAAGGTACGGAGTATTCATGTTGACAATTACTGTATATAA
- a CDS encoding ABC transporter permease, translating to MKPLTPNLKKLILGIIPILLFLIFWEIGAGIIPEGVISPASDAIAAVFESAASGLLWTQTLISLERVILGFLLSLLLGVPLGFLLGTFFKSTEKVLLPFMRACEKLNPFAIIPIFMIFFGIGTAEKVVVIFWSTLWPVLFNTMAGARNIDQNLLRMVRSMGATRWELLRKVIFPYTLPNIFIGIEFAAQVAFFMIIASEVIGASTGLGWYYTSSATKYDLPLMYGIVLYITVLGIGVNVIFARLKKHFLVWKQASELN from the coding sequence ATGAAACCTTTGACACCTAACCTGAAAAAGCTGATCCTGGGCATTATACCGATTCTTTTGTTCTTAATTTTTTGGGAGATCGGAGCGGGAATAATCCCCGAAGGAGTTATTTCCCCTGCCTCCGACGCTATAGCAGCCGTGTTCGAATCGGCGGCTTCCGGATTGTTGTGGACACAGACATTAATTAGTTTGGAACGGGTTATCCTGGGATTTCTTCTTTCTTTGCTGCTTGGTGTCCCGCTCGGTTTTTTGCTGGGAACTTTTTTCAAATCAACCGAGAAAGTCCTGCTGCCTTTTATGCGAGCATGTGAAAAATTAAATCCCTTTGCGATTATTCCTATTTTTATGATCTTTTTTGGAATCGGTACCGCTGAAAAAGTGGTCGTCATATTTTGGTCGACATTGTGGCCCGTTCTTTTCAATACGATGGCCGGAGCGCGCAATATTGACCAAAATTTGTTAAGGATGGTTCGTTCTATGGGGGCAACCCGCTGGGAATTGTTAAGGAAGGTAATCTTTCCGTACACATTGCCCAATATCTTTATCGGAATTGAGTTTGCGGCCCAAGTTGCTTTCTTCATGATTATCGCTTCGGAGGTTATTGGGGCCAGCACAGGGCTTGGCTGGTACTATACCAGTTCCGCTACCAAATACGATCTTCCCTTAATGTACGGTATCGTTCTCTATATTACCGTACTGGGAATTGGGGTCAATGTTATTTTCGCCCGGCTGAAAAAACATTTCCTGGTCTGGAAACAGGCTTCGGAACTCAACTAG
- the typA gene encoding translational GTPase TypA, translating into MRAENLRNVAIIAHVDHGKTSLVDVMLKQSGVFRANEQIEERIMDSNDLEKERGITILSKNTAVHWQDIKINIVDTPGHADFGGEVERVLKMVDGVLLVVDAFEGPMPQTKFVLRKALEINLKPIVVINKIDRPEARPYEVVDEVLDLFLQLGASDEQLEFPVVYASAREGRAGYEPDSIGNDLGPLFDIIIKNIPAPESDIDGSLQMLVTTLDYDDYLGKIALGRIFRGKLNANSQVAVIKRDSSLEKVKIAKLFTFNGLKRADVSEAAAGEIVAISGIPNINIGETITSALEPEALPTIEIDEPTLNMTFMINTSPFAGTEGTHVTSRKLRERLFKEIETNVSLRVEETVNTDSFQVSGRGELHLSILIENMRREGFELQVSKPEVIVKEIDGVKCEPYEHLTCDVPDTAMGKIIELLGSRRADMQNMITLTGGITRLEFLVPARGLIGFRGEFLTETRGEGIMSHVFHSYQPYKGDIQGRKRGVLVASDPGEATAYALYQLQDRGLMFIEPGTKVYEGMIVGEGNREQDIDVNVSRKKQLTNMRSSGADDSLRLEPPRIMTLEEALEYINDDEYVEITPLSIRLRKKYLDKNSRTKFEKKRALGLS; encoded by the coding sequence ATGCGAGCGGAAAACTTACGGAATGTCGCGATCATCGCCCACGTCGATCACGGCAAAACAAGTCTGGTTGATGTCATGCTGAAACAGAGCGGTGTTTTCAGGGCAAATGAACAAATCGAAGAAAGAATTATGGATTCCAATGACCTGGAAAAGGAACGCGGCATTACCATATTATCCAAAAACACAGCCGTACACTGGCAGGATATTAAGATTAATATTGTTGATACCCCGGGCCATGCCGACTTTGGCGGCGAAGTTGAACGTGTTCTTAAAATGGTTGACGGGGTATTATTGGTTGTCGATGCTTTTGAAGGCCCTATGCCCCAAACGAAATTTGTGCTGCGTAAGGCCCTGGAAATCAATCTTAAGCCGATTGTGGTGATTAATAAAATTGACCGGCCGGAAGCCCGTCCTTATGAAGTCGTCGATGAAGTATTGGATCTGTTTCTTCAGCTGGGTGCTTCAGATGAGCAGCTGGAATTTCCGGTTGTCTATGCCTCAGCCAGAGAAGGCCGTGCCGGTTATGAGCCTGATTCCATCGGCAATGACCTCGGGCCTTTATTTGATATCATCATAAAAAACATTCCCGCTCCGGAATCCGATATCGACGGTTCCCTGCAGATGCTTGTCACTACCTTGGATTATGATGATTACCTTGGCAAGATCGCCTTAGGCCGGATATTCCGGGGAAAGCTGAATGCCAATTCTCAGGTTGCTGTCATCAAACGCGACTCATCCCTGGAAAAAGTCAAGATCGCAAAATTATTTACCTTTAACGGCTTGAAACGGGCTGATGTCTCCGAAGCCGCCGCCGGGGAAATTGTGGCCATCAGCGGGATTCCCAACATCAACATCGGAGAAACCATCACCTCCGCTTTGGAACCGGAAGCCCTGCCGACAATTGAGATTGATGAACCTACTTTAAACATGACTTTTATGATCAATACAAGCCCTTTTGCCGGGACGGAAGGAACCCATGTTACATCGCGCAAGTTAAGGGAGCGGCTCTTTAAAGAAATCGAAACAAATGTCAGCCTGAGAGTGGAAGAGACCGTAAATACTGATTCTTTCCAGGTTTCGGGCCGGGGCGAGCTCCATCTTTCTATCCTGATTGAAAATATGCGACGTGAAGGCTTTGAGCTTCAGGTATCCAAGCCGGAAGTCATTGTTAAAGAAATAGATGGTGTGAAGTGCGAGCCTTATGAGCATCTGACCTGCGATGTCCCTGATACCGCAATGGGAAAAATCATTGAGCTCTTAGGTTCCCGAAGAGCGGATATGCAAAATATGATTACGTTAACCGGGGGGATCACCAGATTGGAATTTTTGGTGCCGGCCCGAGGTCTGATTGGTTTTCGCGGTGAGTTCCTGACAGAGACCCGTGGTGAAGGTATAATGTCCCATGTCTTTCATTCCTACCAACCATATAAAGGGGATATTCAGGGACGCAAACGCGGCGTCCTGGTCGCTTCAGATCCCGGAGAAGCAACGGCATATGCCCTGTATCAGCTGCAGGACCGCGGACTGATGTTCATCGAACCGGGCACTAAAGTCTATGAAGGCATGATCGTAGGCGAAGGTAACCGTGAGCAGGACATTGATGTTAATGTCAGCCGCAAAAAACAGTTGACAAACATGCGTTCAAGCGGAGCCGACGATTCCCTGCGCTTGGAACCCCCCAGGATCATGACTTTGGAAGAGGCCCTGGAATACATTAATGATGATGAGTATGTTGAGATTACTCCTTTAAGCATTCGTTTGAGAAAAAAATATCTGGACAAAAATTCCCGAACAAAATTTGAAAAGAAACGGGCTTTAGGACTATCTTAA
- a CDS encoding ABC transporter substrate-binding protein — MASGIQKKKFIIIGVVAVILVAGIGVGSYLGQTKKGITTGTEIQGAAGLKDLKSEGYDPATSGKEVITLKTDTKKNCGSTPWVIAEKKGFFAEEGLNIEYTGELTIPQRLPAVLNGTNDIGGAHINALATYIAGGAKIKGVTLGDVDPDPNSDVDPKYRHMRFYANPKLGVTTLAELIKLKNGQPIKINGTEPNCTTFIADNAFDHLGFNRDQIQYVVFDTDTAALQAAQQGNIDIVGVHPPFYKLAADSKLPQIFDTADTGLGAAAGSLAYYFREDFIKENPEGVARFVRAIKKAQAWSVKPENAEEAIRLTADYIGQPVNAVHYYYSGKGFPDELIQPWIDDLERNGFLKKGQLTVNDLITKEFDN; from the coding sequence ATGGCCAGCGGAATTCAAAAAAAGAAATTTATTATTATTGGGGTCGTAGCAGTAATTCTTGTGGCAGGGATCGGGGTTGGAAGCTATTTGGGGCAAACGAAGAAGGGGATCACAACTGGAACTGAGATCCAAGGCGCGGCAGGTTTAAAGGATTTAAAAAGTGAAGGTTATGATCCGGCCACTTCCGGCAAGGAAGTGATTACGCTAAAGACGGATACCAAGAAAAATTGTGGTTCCACACCCTGGGTCATTGCTGAGAAGAAAGGGTTCTTTGCAGAGGAAGGGTTAAATATTGAATATACAGGCGAACTGACTATACCTCAACGCTTGCCCGCCGTGTTAAATGGAACAAACGATATTGGAGGGGCGCATATCAACGCACTCGCTACCTATATCGCCGGTGGAGCAAAGATCAAGGGGGTCACTTTAGGCGACGTTGATCCTGATCCCAATTCAGATGTGGATCCCAAATACCGTCATATGCGTTTTTATGCCAATCCCAAACTGGGTGTCACTACGCTGGCGGAATTGATCAAACTGAAAAACGGCCAGCCGATTAAGATTAACGGTACGGAGCCTAATTGTACGACCTTTATCGCGGATAATGCTTTTGATCATTTAGGCTTTAACCGGGATCAGATTCAATATGTGGTCTTTGACACAGATACGGCGGCTCTGCAAGCTGCCCAGCAGGGCAATATCGATATTGTCGGCGTGCATCCTCCCTTCTACAAGCTGGCTGCGGATTCCAAACTGCCGCAAATCTTCGACACAGCCGACACTGGTCTGGGGGCTGCAGCGGGAAGTCTGGCTTATTACTTTAGAGAAGATTTCATTAAAGAAAACCCAGAGGGAGTGGCCCGCTTCGTCAGAGCGATCAAGAAAGCGCAGGCCTGGAGCGTAAAACCGGAAAATGCAGAGGAAGCAATTCGATTGACTGCGGATTATATCGGGCAGCCGGTCAATGCCGTCCACTATTACTATTCCGGCAAAGGCTTTCCGGATGAACTGATTCAACCCTGGATTGACGATCTTGAAAGAAACGGTTTTCTGAAAAAAGGGCAGCTGACTGTAAATGATCTGATTACAAAGGAGTTTGACAACTAG
- a CDS encoding ABC transporter permease, with amino-acid sequence MSVGISLAKRYGSVLAFLAVWELSCRLGWVDAQFIPAFSQVVIFIGGQIAEGQLFTHLGISLGRAVTGFIIAVLVSIPLGVLLAGWSEQVRLAVEPVTEWLAYINPFVVFHIIIVFMGAGEATKVTIIAWACIWPIMFSTLSGILHADQDIVKSARSLGLSRFQLTIKVLLPYAFPAILTGIRLSLGYALLFLIAAEMMGASSGLGWMIYRAQRNYQIVEMFSAVTVIAALAVSIDGIISSIGKRLSYRL; translated from the coding sequence ATGAGTGTAGGCATCTCTTTAGCTAAACGATATGGTTCCGTACTAGCCTTTCTGGCTGTTTGGGAGCTCAGCTGCCGGCTGGGCTGGGTTGACGCGCAATTTATCCCCGCTTTTTCCCAGGTAGTGATATTCATTGGAGGCCAGATTGCGGAAGGACAGTTATTTACACATTTGGGAATCAGTCTGGGGCGTGCTGTCACAGGGTTTATCATTGCCGTACTTGTCTCCATACCCCTAGGTGTGCTATTGGCAGGCTGGTCGGAGCAGGTACGCCTGGCCGTTGAACCTGTAACGGAATGGCTGGCCTATATTAACCCGTTTGTTGTCTTCCACATTATTATTGTATTCATGGGGGCAGGGGAAGCGACCAAGGTAACCATTATCGCCTGGGCCTGCATCTGGCCCATTATGTTCAGCACCTTATCCGGCATCCTTCATGCCGACCAGGATATTGTAAAGTCTGCGCGCTCCCTGGGCTTAAGCCGTTTTCAACTGACTATAAAGGTGCTGCTTCCTTACGCTTTCCCTGCCATTTTGACAGGAATACGCCTTTCTCTGGGCTACGCTCTTCTATTCCTGATCGCCGCTGAAATGATGGGGGCAAGCTCCGGACTTGGCTGGATGATCTACCGGGCACAACGCAATTATCAAATTGTAGAAATGTTTTCTGCTGTAACCGTTATTGCCGCCCTGGCCGTAAGCATAGACGGAATCATATCCTCCATCGGCAAACGCTTATCTTACCGGCTGTAA
- a CDS encoding ABC transporter permease, whose translation MKLKEYPVIFRMMLRLSGIFLVAVLWELLPRIGIVNHTFLPPLSVVLQEVAHLILTQHLLGHVLATLWRLMVGIVLAVLLAVPLGAVLGYWLPGAAVALNPLFRILGQINPFSLMTVFFLFLGVGEKAKLVVVTWVAFWPLIHHTITGIQTVEPDLIKAARSMGMSRGRLFLNVLLPGTVPAILLGIRSSAVLLLAILVAGEMLGGLAGLGWLLHWAGSYYVYPYATAPIFAVGLCISLVGVGLGVSLRQIEKGLLFWKPSASIWNGKAPDKGKVRVPSRGFPVAVAAAMLGIFLIGSVEISRLRHLNNSFAGEEDIPAITDHSEHMQQEDAERKSGSDSGSDHEKHSVHQNHSGHSPKTD comes from the coding sequence GTGAAATTAAAAGAATATCCGGTCATTTTTCGAATGATGTTGCGTTTGTCTGGCATTTTTCTTGTGGCGGTGCTTTGGGAGCTGCTCCCGCGCATAGGAATTGTAAACCATACCTTTTTGCCTCCCTTGTCTGTGGTATTGCAAGAGGTGGCGCATCTGATTCTGACTCAGCACTTGTTAGGTCATGTCCTCGCTACTTTATGGCGGCTGATGGTGGGGATTGTCCTGGCTGTTTTGCTGGCCGTTCCGCTGGGAGCGGTCCTTGGCTATTGGCTGCCCGGGGCAGCGGTTGCCCTGAATCCCCTTTTTCGGATTTTGGGACAAATTAACCCCTTTTCCCTGATGACTGTCTTCTTCCTGTTTTTGGGGGTGGGAGAGAAAGCCAAATTGGTTGTCGTTACTTGGGTTGCCTTTTGGCCTTTGATCCACCATACGATTACGGGCATCCAGACGGTTGAGCCTGATTTGATCAAAGCCGCCAGAAGCATGGGGATGTCCAGGGGGCGTTTATTTCTAAATGTGCTGCTCCCGGGAACCGTCCCGGCGATCCTGCTTGGAATACGTTCTTCCGCCGTCCTGCTGCTGGCCATCCTGGTGGCGGGCGAAATGCTGGGAGGATTGGCAGGGCTTGGCTGGCTTCTGCATTGGGCAGGCAGTTACTATGTATATCCTTATGCAACCGCGCCTATATTCGCCGTGGGTTTGTGCATCTCCCTGGTCGGCGTGGGCCTGGGCGTATCCCTCCGTCAAATAGAGAAGGGACTGCTTTTCTGGAAACCCTCCGCTTCTATATGGAATGGAAAAGCGCCGGATAAAGGGAAAGTACGCGTTCCGAGCCGCGGTTTTCCTGTAGCCGTGGCGGCAGCAATGCTCGGGATTTTTCTGATAGGAAGCGTAGAGATTAGCCGGCTGCGTCACTTGAACAACAGTTTTGCCGGGGAAGAAGATATTCCGGCAATAACCGACCACAGCGAGCATATGCAGCAGGAAGACGCAGAAAGAAAATCCGGCAGCGATTCCGGAAGTGATCATGAGAAACATTCTGTCCATCAAAATCATTCCGGTCACTCCCCTAAAACAGATTGA
- a CDS encoding ABC transporter substrate-binding protein, with protein MTGENQKKKFIIIGVVAAILVAGIGVGSYFGQTKKGITTGTEIQGAAGLKDLKSEGYDPAASGKEVLTIKTDTKKNCSSTPWVIAEKKGFFAEEGLNLEYTGELTIPQQLPAVLNGTNNVTTAHINAVATYIAGGAKIKGVTIGGVDPTPDVDPKYRHMRFYANPKLGVTTLAELIKLKNGQPIKINGTEPNCTTFIADNAFDHSGFNRDQIQYVVFDTDTAALQAAQQGNIDIVGVHPPFYKLAADSKLPQIFDTADTGLGEAAGTTVYYFTEQFIAENPEAIARFVRAIKKAHQYIANPEHEEEAIKLTGDYIGQPVNAVHYYYTGKGFRDELLQPWIDDLVRNGFLKKDQLTVDDLITREFDN; from the coding sequence ATGACCGGTGAAAATCAAAAAAAGAAATTTATTATTATTGGGGTCGTAGCAGCAATTCTTGTGGCAGGAATCGGAGTTGGAAGCTATTTTGGGCAAACGAAGAAGGGAATCACAACCGGAACTGAAATTCAGGGCGCGGCAGGTTTAAAGGATTTAAAAAGTGAAGGTTATGATCCGGCCGCTTCCGGCAAGGAAGTTCTTACGATTAAGACCGATACCAAGAAAAACTGCTCGTCCACACCCTGGGTCATTGCCGAGAAAAAAGGTTTTTTTGCCGAGGAAGGCTTGAATCTTGAATATACAGGGGAATTGACCATACCCCAACAATTACCGGCCGTGTTAAACGGCACCAATAATGTTACAACAGCGCATATCAATGCTGTGGCTACCTATATCGCCGGCGGAGCCAAGATCAAAGGGGTTACTATAGGGGGCGTTGATCCGACCCCTGATGTGGATCCCAAATACCGGCATATGCGTTTTTATGCCAATCCCAAACTGGGTGTCACTACGCTGGCGGAATTGATCAAACTGAAAAACGGCCAGCCGATTAAGATCAACGGTACGGAGCCTAATTGTACGACCTTTATCGCGGACAATGCTTTTGATCATTCAGGCTTTAACCGGGATCAGATTCAATATGTGGTCTTTGACACGGATACGGCGGCTCTGCAGGCTGCTCAGCAGGGCAATATCGATATTGTCGGCGTGCATCCTCCCTTCTACAAACTGGCTGCCGATTCTAAGCTACCGCAGATCTTTGACACGGCCGACACCGGCCTGGGGGAAGCCGCGGGCACTACGGTTTATTACTTTACCGAACAATTTATTGCGGAAAACCCGGAGGCCATAGCCCGCTTCGTCAGAGCGATCAAGAAAGCTCACCAGTATATCGCCAACCCGGAACATGAAGAAGAAGCCATTAAATTGACCGGAGATTATATCGGGCAGCCAGTCAACGCCGTTCACTATTACTATACCGGCAAAGGCTTCAGAGACGAACTGCTTCAGCCCTGGATTGACGATCTTGTCAGAAACGGTTTTCTGAAAAAAGATCAGCTGACTGTAGATGATTTGATTACAAGAGAGTTTGACAACTAG
- a CDS encoding M23 family metallopeptidase: MVQLILLLHTEEGNFIRIKELLGRQLKKSGKTIFNISQESLATFREQFHNHFQKEFLIRQSHQMKRNFISGIRRISFKSPQTMFCAGLIITCTLVGAVFIKGPANTGNLNVNTAFADGNACALTVNDKILAIMASPGEVDQVLAKYLNTKTQPSEENLVKSAAFVDRIDKISITAQPEEIKSADEVLSLLTQGNEIVTNYTIKENDSLWLIARNNDMLTKEVLSANSSLTEDSTLQPGQVIKLAKTLPYISIKFEGEKTVAQVVPFDVQSTIDRTLNAGATVIKQEGKDGSKTVTYSYAQTNDKITEKKVIKEEITAQPVKQIVAMGPSRVAIATIAYEASRGSGSASGLSSPLQGPINSYYGYRWGGFHNGVDIGGDTGQPYAAAASGKVISAGWSGGYGYMILIDHGDGVETRYAHSSKLAVSAGQSVKKGQVIGYVGRTGNATGPHLHFEVIINGGTVNPLKYI; the protein is encoded by the coding sequence ATGGTGCAGTTGATTTTGCTTTTGCATACAGAGGAGGGGAACTTTATTCGTATCAAGGAGTTATTGGGAAGACAGCTTAAGAAATCCGGCAAAACGATTTTTAATATATCACAAGAGTCTTTGGCTACCTTTAGAGAACAATTTCACAACCATTTTCAAAAAGAATTTTTAATTCGACAATCCCATCAGATGAAAAGGAATTTCATCTCCGGAATCAGACGGATTAGTTTCAAATCACCACAAACCATGTTTTGCGCCGGACTGATTATTACCTGCACTCTTGTCGGTGCGGTATTCATAAAAGGCCCTGCAAATACCGGTAATTTAAACGTTAATACTGCTTTTGCGGATGGGAATGCTTGTGCTCTGACCGTAAATGATAAAATTTTAGCAATCATGGCCAGTCCCGGGGAGGTTGACCAGGTCTTAGCAAAATATCTCAATACGAAAACCCAGCCATCCGAAGAGAATCTTGTTAAATCCGCCGCTTTTGTCGATAGGATTGATAAGATCAGCATTACCGCTCAGCCCGAGGAAATAAAAAGTGCGGACGAAGTTTTGTCTCTCTTGACTCAGGGGAATGAGATCGTTACAAATTATACCATTAAAGAAAATGACAGTTTATGGTTGATTGCCCGTAACAATGATATGCTGACCAAGGAAGTATTGTCGGCAAATTCCAGTCTCACTGAGGATTCTACACTTCAACCCGGTCAAGTGATTAAGCTAGCCAAAACGCTTCCATACATCTCAATAAAGTTCGAAGGCGAAAAAACGGTTGCTCAGGTTGTCCCCTTTGATGTCCAGTCAACAATAGACAGAACCCTGAATGCAGGTGCAACCGTTATTAAACAGGAAGGCAAGGACGGTTCTAAGACTGTTACATATTCTTATGCCCAGACAAACGATAAAATAACGGAAAAAAAGGTGATTAAAGAAGAGATCACCGCTCAGCCGGTCAAGCAAATTGTTGCTATGGGTCCTTCGAGAGTTGCCATCGCGACCATTGCTTATGAGGCCTCCCGTGGATCTGGAAGTGCCTCCGGGTTATCAAGCCCTCTTCAGGGACCAATCAATTCTTACTATGGTTATCGCTGGGGTGGTTTTCATAACGGAGTGGATATCGGTGGTGATACCGGCCAGCCATATGCTGCCGCTGCTTCCGGAAAAGTCATTTCAGCAGGTTGGTCCGGCGGATACGGTTATATGATTTTGATCGATCATGGTGACGGTGTCGAGACAAGATACGCCCATTCCAGCAAACTGGCTGTATCAGCCGGTCAAAGTGTTAAAAAAGGTCAAGTGATCGGCTATGTTGGACGAACAGGAAATGCGACAGGTCCCCACCTTCATTTTGAAGTGATTATCAACGGTGGGACCGTAAACCCATTGAAATATATTTAG
- a CDS encoding DedA family protein, translating into MGIEQLALSLIYQYKYFALVLLLSLGLAGIPLPDEVLMISSGFMSTLGILGFFKAIVASSIGSFIGMNVSYFIGTQLDKMLSHRLNSPKIKNGLKTAEYWFNKYGERLIVIGYFFPGLRHFTAYFSGMSRYCYKRYLLLVALGAVLWSTFFITLGKLLGEHWRKFAIILHKNLLYIGIIIVIAMIGFYFIKLRKKQMTNEPTEMNKMPGTND; encoded by the coding sequence ATGGGGATTGAACAACTGGCGTTAAGCTTGATATATCAATATAAATATTTTGCTCTGGTTTTGCTCTTGTCTTTAGGATTGGCCGGAATTCCTCTTCCCGACGAAGTTCTTATGATTTCCAGCGGTTTTATGTCTACATTGGGGATACTGGGCTTTTTCAAAGCAATAGTCGCCTCTTCCATTGGAAGTTTCATCGGAATGAATGTAAGTTATTTTATTGGAACACAGTTGGACAAGATGTTATCTCACCGCCTGAATAGCCCTAAGATTAAGAATGGGCTAAAAACAGCGGAATACTGGTTTAACAAGTATGGGGAGAGGCTGATCGTTATTGGGTATTTTTTTCCGGGATTGAGGCACTTTACCGCTTATTTCTCAGGGATGAGCAGGTATTGCTATAAACGTTATCTGTTATTGGTCGCTTTAGGGGCTGTCCTATGGTCCACGTTTTTTATTACCCTGGGAAAACTGCTGGGAGAGCACTGGCGTAAATTTGCAATAATTTTGCATAAAAACCTTCTCTATATTGGGATAATTATTGTCATTGCAATGATAGGTTTTTATTTTATCAAATTGAGAAAAAAACAAATGACAAATGAACCAACGGAGATGAATAAGATGCCGGGGACCAATGATTAA
- a CDS encoding ABC transporter permease translates to MKEIITGVHNKLLSFYLFFLVLILWEIVPRLGWTSDVFLPPFSRIIQTGIDLGLFNVLIYVAISLKRVFVGFLLGTFLSLPLGFILAGALPWLSRFLRPLTVFLSSIPPFILFPIFVIISGIGEGGIYTVIFWSSFWPILFTTIVGIENVDPLLVRAAKSMNASKLQIFYKVVLPGASPTIITGVRTGLTMSFFMLIGAESMGADSGLGWVIHNAQNMGFVERIYLGAILVAGVGLLLNYALEYLEKTVLYWREAP, encoded by the coding sequence ATGAAAGAAATCATAACGGGAGTTCATAACAAGCTTTTAAGTTTCTATTTATTTTTTCTGGTTTTAATTTTGTGGGAGATCGTACCGCGGTTAGGCTGGACCAGCGATGTCTTTCTACCTCCGTTTTCCCGGATTATACAGACAGGGATAGATTTGGGCTTATTCAATGTCCTGATTTATGTTGCGATTAGCTTAAAGAGAGTATTTGTAGGCTTTTTACTAGGTACCTTTCTGTCTCTGCCTCTTGGCTTTATTTTAGCGGGGGCATTGCCCTGGCTGTCCAGATTTCTCAGGCCTCTGACAGTTTTTCTGTCCAGCATCCCGCCGTTTATCCTGTTCCCGATTTTTGTCATCATTTCTGGAATTGGCGAAGGCGGCATTTATACAGTCATTTTCTGGTCGTCCTTCTGGCCTATCCTGTTTACGACAATTGTGGGTATAGAAAATGTGGATCCTCTGCTTGTGCGAGCCGCCAAGTCCATGAATGCCAGTAAGCTACAGATATTTTACAAAGTCGTGCTGCCCGGCGCCTCTCCTACCATCATTACAGGCGTTCGGACGGGTCTGACAATGAGTTTCTTTATGCTGATCGGCGCTGAGAGCATGGGGGCTGATTCCGGATTAGGCTGGGTCATTCATAATGCCCAAAACATGGGATTCGTGGAACGCATCTACTTGGGTGCGATATTGGTTGCCGGTGTCGGTCTCCTCCTGAATTATGCACTTGAATATTTGGAGAAAACCGTTCTCTATTGGCGGGAAGCTCCGTGA
- the queF gene encoding preQ(1) synthase — protein sequence MRDKNTEGLTRLGSDHQYVFAYSSEILEAFENKHPDTDYFVRFNCPEFTSLCPITGQPDFAVIYIHYVPEQKLVESKSLKMYLFSFRDHGDFHEDVVNVIRKDLTALLDPKYLEVIGEFAPRGGISIYPFANYGKPETKWVEFAEKRFFEYSLYRK from the coding sequence ATGAGGGACAAAAATACGGAAGGATTGACCAGATTAGGGTCTGATCATCAGTACGTTTTTGCATACAGCTCCGAAATCCTGGAAGCATTTGAAAATAAGCATCCTGATACAGATTATTTTGTCCGTTTTAATTGTCCGGAGTTTACCAGTCTCTGCCCAATTACCGGACAACCGGATTTTGCTGTCATCTATATTCATTATGTACCGGAGCAAAAGCTGGTTGAGAGCAAGTCATTGAAGATGTATCTTTTCAGTTTCCGCGATCACGGGGATTTTCATGAGGATGTTGTAAATGTGATCAGAAAAGATCTGACGGCACTGCTTGATCCCAAATATCTTGAAGTCATAGGCGAATTTGCGCCCAGAGGGGGCATTTCCATTTATCCTTTTGCCAATTACGGCAAACCTGAGACAAAATGGGTAGAATTTGCTGAAAAAAGATTTTTTGAATACAGCCTGTACCGGAAATAA